From the Nostoc sp. PCC 7107 genome, the window AAACCAACCTTGCGCGAATAAAGCAAAAAACCAAGCGATCGCTCTGACTATCCAACTAAATATTGTCCCAAATACATTATTAAATAACCCAGTCACAGGTGAAGGGAGCCACCCAGCCACCCAATGCCAAAATTGACGTAAAACGCTAAAGGTTTGTGAGTCTTCAACAGATGGTGGAATTAACGGATGATTGGGAATGGGGTCAAAGGCAAACCAGCCATATTTGGGGAAGTAAACTTCTGTCATCGCGTAAGCATCAGTGTTACGGACAATATACATCCCCGTAAAGGGATTAAACTCCCCTGGACTAAATCCCGCCACTAACCGCGCTGGAATCCCAATAGAACGTAGCATCACCGTCAGCACAGTGGAGAAATGGTCTGGATAGCCGCCTTGATGTTTAAACAAGAAAGCTTCTACTAAGTCTTCTTTTTCATCTAAATAAGGAAAATCGAAGGGATTTTTGGGGATAGAGTAGTTTTGCTTGAGGTATTGAGCTAGATAAAGTACCTTTTCATAGTTGGAATCTAAAGTTTTGGAGACCTTAGATACATTATTTCGACTGTAGTTAGCCAGAATTTCTGCTGTTAATTTTTGGACTTTGGGCGCAATTTCTGGCGGAATTTGCAGATAGTATTTTTTAATGTGCTTGGGATAGTTAGTAGTAGCTTTGCCTAACAAAGTGCGATCGCGGTAAGGTACATCTGATATGACTGTATAGGTAAGGTCTTCGGATAAACCCACAGGCGCTCGCAGCCCGTTTTCCTGATCAACCGCGATAATCGGTGTCGGAAAGTAAATTTCTTTGGGATAGGACATCGCCGGAATCAAATTGGGCAAATCCGCTACCACTGTATAGGTTTGCACAACTTCTCTGGTTGGCAAAGAAGTAGGAGGTGGAGACAAATAAATTTGATAAGACCAAGGCGATCGCTTGAGTGTAGTAACATCATTATTGCGGGAAATTTCCCAACCTTTACCTGTGTAGCGATCAAATGCTAATACACGCCAAAATCCTTCTATCTGCGATCGCACTCGCATCACTACCTTGGGTGTCATGCTTCCCCGCAGATTCTGATTCATCTGGCTATTAAAGCCATAATAAAAGCTATCATTTAGCTTTCCTGGTTGCCCGTTTTGCTGTTCTCCAGTACCATTGCCTTGATTTTCGGCATTACCTTGGCGGACATAACCAGGATTAATAATACTTCTTCCCGTAAAGCCGCCTTTGACTTCAATTGGGGAACTAACTGGAAATGTGCGTAATTGATAACCAGGGAAGCGGGGTAAAACGGCAAAAATTCCTAAGCCCAACCCGACGATTAAAGTAAAAAGTAAAAAGTAAAAAAGTAAATTTGATTTTAATTGTGTTTCTTTTGCCTTTTGCCTTTTAACTTTTAACTTACCTAAACCCAGTTGGGAACGGTAATTTAAGACAAGAGTTGGTAAGGCGATCGCTAAAAATAATAGTAATACAGGTGCAAACGCCAAAGTTTGGCTCAATGTTGCTGCTACACCCAATAAAATTAGACCAATCACAATTGAATAACCCAAGTCCTTGCGTCTGGGCATATCAAAACTGTGGAGTATTTGCAGTTGAATTAATAACTCTGCCAAAGCCAGCCGCGTATCATTTAATTCTCCCAATACCTGCCCAAAGAATGCACCTAAAGCAACTAACATTCCAATGGCGATGCAGAATTTAACTGGTATATTGGGATTTCGGCGATAGTGGTAACTCCAAACCGCACCAAAAACATTTAAGGGAACTGCCCAAAAACTAAATGTCGTATCAGCAGCAATATCTACTGCTACAGTTCCCATGATTACCAATGCCAGCACTAAAAGCCGCAAGGAAAGAGAATCTTCCACTGCCATCAAAGGCGATCGCTGAATATTTTGTCGCCAATTATTAACTCTGGGTAGACGTAAAAACCAATTTATCCTGGATAAGTTAAACATTTCAAGGGTTAGCAATGGTGTAGATGCAGTGAACAAAATGCTTGGTTAGTCAAACCATCTACTTAGTTGTAACTCATACCCTAGAGAAATTCTTGTTCAGATAAAAGTAACTCCCCGAAGCGGTCTTTGGGAGTCTCATATCGTTGGCAATGTTAAACTATTTACCTAGTTGTAGCTCATACATTGCCGCAATTCTGATTCAGATAACACTAACTCCCTGAAGCATCCTTTGGGAGTCTCTAATCTTTAGCCCTAATGATCGTTGCAAAAAACGTAGAAGCCCTAATGATCGCTGATTAAAAAAATAAGCTCCAAAACCACAATAATTTTCTTAATTTCTCAGCGTTCTTTGACCTGAGCTAGATTGTCGGATTAATCACAAATAACAAAGGCTGTTGGTCTATTTCTGGAAACTCAACTTCTAATGTATAAGTTGGGTTAAATTCCTGACATGATAACTCAACATTCAAGCAGCCCGCACTTGAAGACTGTGCCATTGCCAAAGTACCATCTGCTCGCAATGTCACAATTCCTTTAGTGGGTAAATCAGCCTGAACTTGCAACTGGGTTTGTTTACCGCGAGATTGGTATTCTACCCGTAAAGTCAGGAGACCCTCACTTGTATACCATTGTCTTTCTACTACGGGACTGTTGGGTGTAACTGGTAGACTTAAATTTTCTAGC encodes:
- a CDS encoding DUF3488 and DUF4129 domain-containing transglutaminase family protein; this translates as MFNLSRINWFLRLPRVNNWRQNIQRSPLMAVEDSLSLRLLVLALVIMGTVAVDIAADTTFSFWAVPLNVFGAVWSYHYRRNPNIPVKFCIAIGMLVALGAFFGQVLGELNDTRLALAELLIQLQILHSFDMPRRKDLGYSIVIGLILLGVAATLSQTLAFAPVLLLFLAIALPTLVLNYRSQLGLGKLKVKRQKAKETQLKSNLLFYFLLFTLIVGLGLGIFAVLPRFPGYQLRTFPVSSPIEVKGGFTGRSIINPGYVRQGNAENQGNGTGEQQNGQPGKLNDSFYYGFNSQMNQNLRGSMTPKVVMRVRSQIEGFWRVLAFDRYTGKGWEISRNNDVTTLKRSPWSYQIYLSPPPTSLPTREVVQTYTVVADLPNLIPAMSYPKEIYFPTPIIAVDQENGLRAPVGLSEDLTYTVISDVPYRDRTLLGKATTNYPKHIKKYYLQIPPEIAPKVQKLTAEILANYSRNNVSKVSKTLDSNYEKVLYLAQYLKQNYSIPKNPFDFPYLDEKEDLVEAFLFKHQGGYPDHFSTVLTVMLRSIGIPARLVAGFSPGEFNPFTGMYIVRNTDAYAMTEVYFPKYGWFAFDPIPNHPLIPPSVEDSQTFSVLRQFWHWVAGWLPSPVTGLFNNVFGTIFSWIVRAIAWFFALFAQGWFGVLTGLTLGTTIAFFGWLGWVQWRQWLKSRWLSKLPPMERLYQQMLQWTATKGFGKHPAQTPLEYVKVTYQHHAPATAQVIDEISQAYVSWRYGGHTPDLQQLRQKWLELKKANRQ